A window of Saimiri boliviensis isolate mSaiBol1 chromosome 1, mSaiBol1.pri, whole genome shotgun sequence genomic DNA:
ACCCAGCCGACGCTCCTTTACCCAGATACTCAGCTAAGGAAGCAGCGAGCAGGAAGAGGAGGCTTTCTAAGGCGATCGCTCCGGGAAATTTGGGCTCTAGGATTGTCCATTCAGCCCGGTATCAGCGAGATACGGGGAGACAGAGTCAGCGACAACGTGAGCCCGAGCTGGAGCAGGTTTGGTGCGAGACCAGAAGGCAATGGAGGCCCGAGAGGGGAAGGAGCGCGTTCCGAAACAAAGGCAAGTCCTGATATTCTTTGTTTTGCTGGGCATAGCTCGGGCCAGTTCCCAGCCTAGGCACTATTCAGTGGCTGAGGAAATGGAGAGTGGCTCGTTGGTGGCCAATTTGTTAAAAGACCTGGGGCTGGAGGTAAGAGAACTTGCCGTGAGGGGGGCCAGGGTcgtttccaaaggaaaaaaaatgcatttgcagTTCGATAGGCAGACCGGGGATTTATTGTTAAATGAGAAATTGGACCGGGAGGAGCTGTGCGGCCCCACAGAGCCGTGTGTCCTACCTTTCCAGGTGTTACTAGAAAATCCCTTGCAGTTTTTTCAGGCGGAGCTACGAATTAGGGACATAAATGATCATCCCCCAGTTTTCCTAGACAaagaaatacttttgaaaatttcGGAGAGTATCACTCCTGGAACTACTTTTTTATTAGAACGTGCCCAGGACTTGGATGTAGGAACCAACAGTCTCCAAAATTACACAATCAGTCCCAATTTCCACTTCCACCTTAATTTACAAGACAATCCCGATGGGATAATATTACCACAGCTGGTGCTGGATAGAGCCCTGGATCGCGAGGAGCAGCCTGAGATCAGGTTAACCCTCACAGCGTTGGATGGCGGGACTCCACCCAAGTCCGGCACGGCCCTGGTACGCATTGAAGTTGTGGACATAAATGACAACGTCCCAGAGTTTGCAAAGCTGCTCTATGAGGTGCAGGTTCCGGAGGACAGCCCCGTTGGATCCCAGGTTGCCATCGTCTCTGCCAGGGATTTAGACATTGGAACTAACGGAGAAATATCTTATGCATTTTCCCAAGCCTCTGAAGACATTCGCAAAACATTTCGATTAAGTGCAAAATCGGGAGAACTCCTTTTAAGACAGAAACTGGATTTCGAATCCATCCAGACGTATACAGTAAATATTCAGGCGACAGATGGTGGGGGCCTATCTGGAACTTGTGTGGTATTTGTCCAAGTGATGGATTTGAATGACAATCCTCCGGAACTGACCATGTCCACACTTACCAATCAGATCCCAGAAAACTTGCAGGACACCATCATTGCTGTATTCAGCGTTTCAGATCAAGATTCCGGAGATAACGGAAGAATGGTGTGCTCCATCCAGGATgaccttcctttcttcttgaaaCCTTCTGTGGAGAACTTTTACACTCTGGTGTTAAGCACAGCCCTGGATCGGGAGACCAGATCCGAATATAACGTCACCATCACTGTCACAGACTTGGGGACACCCAGGCTGAAAACCGAACACAACATAACCGTGCTGGTCTCCGACGTCAATGACAACGCCCCCGCCTTCACACAAACCTCCTACACCCTGTTCGTCCGCGAGAACAACAGCCCCGCCCTGCACATCGGCAGCGTCAGCGCCACAGACAGAGACTCCGGCAGCAACGCCCAGGTCACCTACTCGCTGCTGCCGCCCCAGGACCCGCACCTGCCCCTCGCCTCCCTGGTCTCCATCAACGCAGACAACGGACACCTGTTCGCCCTCCGGGCGCTGGACTACGAGGCCCTGCAGGCGTTCGAGTTCCGCGTGGGCGCCACAGACCGCGGCTCCCCGGCGCTGAGCAGCGAGGCGCTGGTGCGCGTGCTGGTGCTGGACGCCAACGACAACTCGCCCTTCGTGCTGTACCCGCTGCAGAACGGCTCCGCGCCCTGCACCGAGCTGGTGCCCCGGGCGGCCGAGCCGGGCTACCTGGTGAGCAAGGTGGTGGCGGTGGACGGCGACTCGGGCCAGAACGCCTGGCTGTCGTTCCAGCTGCTCAAGGCCACGGAGCCCGGGCTGTTCGGCGTGTGGGCGCACAATGGCGAGGTGCGCACCGCCAGGCTGCTGAGCGAGCGCGACGCGGCCAAGCACAGGCTGGTGGTGCTGGTCAAGGACAATGGCGAGCCCCCGCGCTCGGCCACCGCCACGCTGCACGTGCTCCTGGTGGACGGCTTCTCCCAGCCCTACCTGCCGCTCCCGGAGGCGGCcccggcccaggcccaggccgacTCGCTCACCGTCTACCTGGTGGTGGCGTTGGCCTCGGTGTCGTCGCTCTTCCTGTTCTCGGTGCTCCTGTTCGTGGCGGTGCGGCTGTGCAGGAGGAGCCGGGCGGCGTCGGTGGGTCGCTGCTCGGTGCCCGAGGGTCCCTTTCCGGGGCATCTGGTGGACGTGAGCGGCACCGGGACCCTGTCCCAGAGCTACCAGTACGAGGTGTGTCTGTCAGGAGGTTCTGGGACAAAGGAGTTCAAGTTCCTGAAGCCGATTATCCCCAACTTCCTTGCTCAGGGTGCAGAGAGGGTTAGCGAGGCAAACCCCAGTTTCAGGAACAGCTTTGAATTCAGTTAAGTATTAATAAGGATCTGCTGAGGCTAGTCTCATTTAATTTGTGGAAAGCCCTTTTTTACTGCTTTGCCCATTGGAGATGTGTCCTTTTATTAGAAAGTAACTATCCTATTCCAATTCTATGCATGTTACTGGTATTTATAAACATATGAGTTTTTTGCGGTATAATGAAtgtaaattttctttgtattctaaTTTTTGATTAGTTTCATTGcaatttaattccatttaaagtgtaaaagtaaattttctattttcagaaatctttgaTTTTTAGGTTAGAGCCTCTTTTCCAGACCTCATAGTCCATGGTTCTAGATAATTTTGAAGtcctacatttaaaaacatttgttacCATTACATGAGTTATATTTTCCAGCCcagtatatttgtgttttttatatcCTCTTAGGCAAGTGTAAATTCTACCCTGTGAATTCACATTGGTTAAACCTCTAAATAGGTATATTTATGAATACTATAGCAAGCACCATCCTTATGTTTTTCAATATATGTACTTCTTTAAAGTGTTGACATATGAAAATTATTAGTCTTTAGAGATTGTAAGAATGTTAACTGTTGGATTCTACAAGGCATTTACATTATAAATGCTCTAATAAATTTTTGTCAAAAACCACTCAGTATTCTAAAATGTAGATAAATGATAGATGTCTAGCAGTTTTCAAAGGCATGCTAATTTATCATGCTTTCTCTTTCAAATAGTTTAAAGAGTACTCTGCTTATTCCAGTCCCccctttaaaatcttttaaaattatgaataaccTATTAACTCTGAGCATTTCATTTAAATCCAAAAAAAGGTAAAGGAGTCTATGTCTTTGTCCTTGATCAACTTTTAGAAACTTCAAATATAGCTTGGTatggctgttttttaaaaacattatctggAGCATTTAGGATTCACTTAGAAAAAAGTCTTTAGGGAGAAAAATGTATCCAGCACCACTCAGTATATTTTTTGCACTGACTACTTCTGTTTTTCCGCCTTTCATTTCCCTAGActttccagtgtttttttttttttttttttttttttttgagacggagtttcgctcttgttacccaggctggagtgcaatggcgcgatctcggctcaccgcaacctccgcctcctgggttcaggcaattctcctgcctctgcctcctgagtagctgggattacaggcacgtgccaccatgcccagctaatgttttgtatttttagtagagacggggtttcaccatgttgaccaggatggtctcgatctctcgacctcatgatccacccgcctcggcctcccaaagtgctgggattacaggcttgagccaccgcgcccggcctccagtgtttttaaataaaggtgcTCGAGTTATGTTTCCCAACAGCGCCCTCCTTTATTGTGTGATTCACACCATCACTAGAACATTATAGATTCTTAAGAAAATGTTTGAATgattgaaagaaaggaaagtgttTTACCTGTGATatattgatatttaaataaactaaaatacttaaaacattttgCTGGAATCAAATACTCCTTGGTGTCCAATgtattatagttttattattaattgaATTGGTCACCATTATTCAAACATGCAGTTATCATTCTAGTGTCGCTTTCCTTCaacagatttttcctttttctcttactGCTTAAATTGAGCCTCCACTCTTGTCCACTGGCTTAAAGAATACAGGTGGAGAAattgtagtttttaattttattactttaatttcCTTCCATAGTTCCCTAAAAGACTCACCCAACTATTTTCATTTCTTGCAGTTTACTTTCTGATCcacatattaaaacaaattttaattcttaATGTTACTCAATCtatcttacattttaatattatttttatatgcatttgaATGAGTTAtcctattaaaattataatattaattttgaagTTCTCATTTTGAGATTAGCAGTTGTGTAGAGCATATGTTGGTTTCAAAAGTCTCTGATCAACAAACTCATGACTTTTAAGATTTTGGCTAAGTCACAAAATTTCTCTTCTTCTACCCCAAATGATAGCAGGTATTTGAATAGCTTGCAGTTACACTCAATATAAAGACATAAAAGTGAAATTGCTGTTATTTTTAGCATCACTAGTGTTAAGAGCAAACATTCAACATTCTTGATAATTGTGTAGAAGTACAAAAGAGGCTACATTAAACACATATttgcactgttttatttctctaccTACAACCTTGCAGTGGCTTccttttcttagaataaaatccaagcaCCCATTATTTGACCCTGGCTTACTTTTCAGCCTTCCCTTTCCACTTAATCTTGGGacactaagttttgtatttactGTCCTTCCTTCATTATCTCTAATAACTATGCTTTACTCTTTCAGGGCCTTCACATATTCTACAGTCTTAGCCTGGCACACTTTTCCTATATTATGTTTCAGATTAAATGGTACACGTTGGGGGAAACTATCTTAATTCCTCTCCCTGAAGTTAGGTCCCTGTATGGCATACATTCCGTGAAATCAGTACCTTTTTCACAATGTTTAAACATCTGTTTAAAGCCTGTACACCCACTAGATGGAGAATTGTTGTAAGATATACAGACATTGTCTGTCTTGTTACCACTACTTGCCTAACTTCTACAAACTCAACAATTATCTGTGGAAATAAGTTAATACAGATGAAACAAATAGTTGTAAATTTGCTCTGAAATAAGAAGAGAAAGCACTCTAAATGTTCCTTGATTGTGATGTTGTGGAAGAAATTAGGCATTTGTAGCCCTCTGGATCTACAAATGATacatgatatattttcttttttactaccTTGCAGGAGGTgtcttttccttgtatttttctgGTGTATGCAATTCGTGCTCATTTCACAAAGtttaggaaaaaaagacaaacataaataGGATAGTGAAGCATGCTATCATTTAGAGCAAAATCTTTTTAAGTTTGTGTGTAATTATTACAGAAGAGGAGGGGTAGTTTAGTATGTGTATACTTCTGAAAAATCATGTAAATGAGGAATCTACCAAGAACAATCACTGCTTTTAGATAAGAGCGCATTTTATTTCCCTAGGTAgcatttatttaattcatataaCATGAGCTACTCCTCCAGTAGCGTCAACTAGGATTGATAAGaataaacagtaaaacaaaacagaaacacctTCTCCAAGATTTTGAAACTGCAAGCGAACGCATGGTGGCGCTGTTGACTAAGAAGGCGAATCAAACCACAGGCACTGTGATTCTCGGTGACGCACGGATCCAGTGTGGTAAACCAGGGGTTATAAGCCCAGGCAGATTTCTGAGCAAGCAAATGTGAGCCTCTGGAAAGGCTTATTCGCTAGGCCGTCTGCAAAGGTTGTGGGGCAAAATACTATTTCCCAGCGCTGTCTGAGATTCAGCTTGGTGACATTCCCTGGAAGAAGGTGACAGAAAGAAAGTGCAATGGAGGCCGGAGGAGAGCGATTTCTTAGACAAAGGCAAGTCctgcttctctttgtttttctgggTGGGTCTCTGGCTGGGTCCGCGTCAAGACGCTATTCGGTggctgaggaaaaagagaagggcTTTTTAATAGCCAACCTAGCAAAGGATCTGGGGCTAAGGATAGAGGAACTGGCCGCGAGGGGGGCCCAAGTTGTATCCAAAGGCAACAAACAGCATTTTCAGCTCAGTCATCAGACAGGTGATTTGCTACTGAATGAGAAATTGGACAGGGAGGAGATATGCGGCCCCACAGAACCATGCATACTGCATTTTCAGATATTACTGCAAAACCCTTTGCAGTTTGTTACAAACGAGCTCCATATCATAGATGTAAATGACCATTCTCCTgtattctttgaaaatgaaatgcaTCTGAAAATCCTAGAAAGCACTCTACCAGGAACAGTAATTCCTTTGGGAAATGCTGAGGACTTGGATGTGGGAAGAAACAGCCTCCAAAACTACACTATCTTTCCGAATTCCCACTTCCACGTACTCACTCGCAGTCGTAGGGACGGAAGGAAGTACCCAGAACTAGTACTGGACAAAGCGCTGGATCGGGAGGAGCAGCCGGAACTCAGCTTGACGCTCACCGCGCTGGACGGCGGCGCTCCGCCTCGGTCTGGGACAGCCCAGATCAACATCCAGGTCTTAGACATAAACGACAATGCACCAGAATTTGCACTGCCTCTCTATGAGGTTACAGTTCTAGAGAATACCCCCGTTGACTCTGTCATTGTCACTGTCTCGGCTTCTGACTTAGATACGGGAAGTTTTGGGACAATATCATATGAATTTTTTCATGCTTCTGAAGAAATTCGCAAAACTTTTCAACTAAATCCAATTACTGGTGATATGCAACTAgtcaaatatttgaattttgaagCGATTAATAGTTATGAAGTCGACATTGAGGCCAAGGATGGCGGAGGCCTATCTGGAAAGTCTACAGTCGTAGTCCAGGTGGTTGATGTCAATGACAACCCACCGGAACTGACCTTGTCGTCAGTAAACAGCCCTGTCCCCGAGAACTCGGCAGAGACTGTACTAGCTGTTTTCAGTGTTTCTGACCTAGACTCTGGAGACAACGGAAGAGTGAGGTGCTCCATTGAGAACAATCTCCCTTTCGTCCTGAAACCATCTGTAGAGAACTTTTACACCCTAGTGTCAGAAGGAGCGTTGGACAGAGAGACCAGATCCGAGTACAACGTCACCATCACTGTCACAGACTTGGGGACACCCAGGCTGAAAACCGAGTACAACATAACCCTGCGGGTCTCCGACGTCAACGACAACGCCCCCGCCTTCACTCAAACCTCCTACACCCTGTTCGTCCGCGAGAACAACAGCCCCGCCCTGCACATCGGCAGCGTCAGCGCCACAGACAGAGACTCCGGCAGCAACGCCCAGGTCACCTACTCGCTGCTGCCGCCCCAGGACCCGCACCTGCCCCTCGCCTCCCTGGTCTCCATCAACGCGGACAACGGACAGCTGTTCGCCCTCCGGGCGCTGGACTACGAGGCCCTGCAGGCGTTCGAGTTCCGCGTGGGCGC
This region includes:
- the PCDHB2 gene encoding protocadherin beta-2; the protein is MEAREGKERVPKQRQVLIFFVLLGIARASSQPRHYSVAEEMESGSLVANLLKDLGLEVRELAVRGARVVSKGKKMHLQFDRQTGDLLLNEKLDREELCGPTEPCVLPFQVLLENPLQFFQAELRIRDINDHPPVFLDKEILLKISESITPGTTFLLERAQDLDVGTNSLQNYTISPNFHFHLNLQDNPDGIILPQLVLDRALDREEQPEIRLTLTALDGGTPPKSGTALVRIEVVDINDNVPEFAKLLYEVQVPEDSPVGSQVAIVSARDLDIGTNGEISYAFSQASEDIRKTFRLSAKSGELLLRQKLDFESIQTYTVNIQATDGGGLSGTCVVFVQVMDLNDNPPELTMSTLTNQIPENLQDTIIAVFSVSDQDSGDNGRMVCSIQDDLPFFLKPSVENFYTLVLSTALDRETRSEYNVTITVTDLGTPRLKTEHNITVLVSDVNDNAPAFTQTSYTLFVRENNSPALHIGSVSATDRDSGSNAQVTYSLLPPQDPHLPLASLVSINADNGHLFALRALDYEALQAFEFRVGATDRGSPALSSEALVRVLVLDANDNSPFVLYPLQNGSAPCTELVPRAAEPGYLVSKVVAVDGDSGQNAWLSFQLLKATEPGLFGVWAHNGEVRTARLLSERDAAKHRLVVLVKDNGEPPRSATATLHVLLVDGFSQPYLPLPEAAPAQAQADSLTVYLVVALASVSSLFLFSVLLFVAVRLCRRSRAASVGRCSVPEGPFPGHLVDVSGTGTLSQSYQYEVCLSGGSGTKEFKFLKPIIPNFLAQGAERVSEANPSFRNSFEFS
- the PCDHB3 gene encoding protocadherin beta-3, which gives rise to MEAGGERFLRQRQVLLLFVFLGGSLAGSASRRYSVAEEKEKGFLIANLAKDLGLRIEELAARGAQVVSKGNKQHFQLSHQTGDLLLNEKLDREEICGPTEPCILHFQILLQNPLQFVTNELHIIDVNDHSPVFFENEMHLKILESTLPGTVIPLGNAEDLDVGRNSLQNYTIFPNSHFHVLTRSRRDGRKYPELVLDKALDREEQPELSLTLTALDGGAPPRSGTAQINIQVLDINDNAPEFALPLYEVTVLENTPVDSVIVTVSASDLDTGSFGTISYEFFHASEEIRKTFQLNPITGDMQLVKYLNFEAINSYEVDIEAKDGGGLSGKSTVVVQVVDVNDNPPELTLSSVNSPVPENSAETVLAVFSVSDLDSGDNGRVRCSIENNLPFVLKPSVENFYTLVSEGALDRETRSEYNVTITVTDLGTPRLKTEYNITLRVSDVNDNAPAFTQTSYTLFVRENNSPALHIGSVSATDRDSGSNAQVTYSLLPPQDPHLPLASLVSINADNGQLFALRALDYEALQAFEFRVGATDRGSPALSSEALVRVLVLDANDNSPFVLYPLQNGSAPCTELVPRAAEPGYLVSKVVAVDGDSGQNAWLSFQLLKATEPGLFGVWAHNGEVRTARLLSERDAAKHRLVVLVKDSGEPPRSATATLHVLLVDGFSQPYLPLPEAAPAQAQADSLTVYLVVALASVSSLFLFSVLLFVAVRLCRRSRAASVGRCSVPEGPFPGHLVDVSGTGTLSQSYQYEVCLSGGSGTKEFKFLKPIIPNFLAQGAERVSEANPSFRNSFEFS